Proteins encoded together in one Rubripirellula reticaptiva window:
- a CDS encoding ParA family protein, producing the protein MAGVTLCLINQKGGCGKSSTCFHLAGAFAGLGYSVLAVDADPQGSLSQGFFGSDEIENLPPEETLAAIFDESTFFIDRKQLIRETDFENISVLPTNQHLAAFNAPTPESSGMIQYSLRDALEEVGDYDITLIDCPPNLYQCSWNAMIAADFVVIPVPPEDFGTQGLRAVHQCIDNARRLNPNLRRLGHLITRYDKRLLVHRSYEARLRTLYEEMALNTVMPEVSAFKVALACRQPVEVYAPKSKAALSMRRLVDELMTRIASRKNQKTMA; encoded by the coding sequence CGGTGCATTTGCTGGTCTGGGCTATTCTGTTTTGGCAGTCGATGCCGATCCTCAAGGCTCATTGAGCCAAGGATTCTTTGGAAGCGATGAAATCGAGAACCTTCCGCCCGAGGAGACGCTTGCGGCAATTTTTGATGAGTCGACGTTCTTTATTGATCGAAAACAGTTAATTCGCGAGACGGACTTTGAAAACATCTCCGTGCTTCCTACCAACCAGCATCTGGCGGCCTTCAACGCACCAACACCTGAGTCATCGGGCATGATTCAGTATTCACTTCGAGACGCCTTGGAAGAAGTTGGCGACTACGACATCACGTTGATCGATTGCCCACCGAATCTGTATCAGTGCAGTTGGAACGCAATGATTGCGGCGGACTTTGTTGTTATCCCCGTGCCACCGGAAGACTTCGGCACTCAAGGACTTCGAGCGGTTCATCAGTGCATTGACAATGCTCGCAGACTTAACCCAAACCTGCGGCGTCTTGGTCATCTGATTACACGATACGACAAACGACTGCTGGTCCATCGTTCTTACGAGGCAAGGTTGAGAACGCTGTACGAAGAAATGGCGTTAAACACAGTGATGCCCGAAGTCTCAGCCTTCAAGGTGGCTTTGGCTTGCCGGCAACCCGTCGAAGTCTACGCTCCAAAGTCAAAAGCGGCTTTAAGTATGCGAAGGCTCGTCGATGAATTGATGACGCGGATCGCGAGTCGCAAGAACCAAAAAACGATGGCGTAG